The DNA region CCATCGTGGATGTGGCTAAGTCCGTACAGAGCCAGCTGGCTCTCGCCCTTGCGTATCAGGACGGGGCTGATCTCCACCTGGCTGAGGTCCGTCCAGCGGCCAAAGTAATTGACCAGACCCGAGGTGCTCAGCAGATCCAGGGAGCTCAGGCGACCGAAGCCACTGGGATCGTCGTGATTGCCGTGAATGGAGAACACCGGAATGGCGATGTTCAGGTTGGGGTCCTCGTAGTTCACCGACTGGTTGACGGCATTGTGAAAGCACTGCGCCTGGTCACTGAGGATCTCCAGGGAGACTGGCCGATCGCCAAAGGTGTAGCGCCGCAGGAGCTCGATGCACCTGGTGGGGATTACGGAAGATAGAGATGAAACGGAATGCATCGCAGCCCCAACTCACTTGTGCATAGAGTTCTGGCTGGGCACCGCGTCGTGGAAGAGGTCGCCGCCCAGCAGAATCATGTCCACATCCTCGGACACCGCCAGTTCCAGGATCTCCTCGAAGGCCGTGAAACTGTCCTCGCCCCGGACTGCGTCCTTCTCGCCATAGCCCAGATGGTTGTCGGTGGCCACCAGTATGCGGATCACGTTGTCCGCATCCTGCTCTGCTCCCGTGGTGTCCTCCATGGCCAGTTAGTTTCTTTGAAATCCCCAAAATAGCAATTTTTGCGCCCAAATTTATTTCGCCAGGAGGTCTAGTGTGACCAAGTCAGACTTTTCATCAaatattatgaatttaataatgcgcgggatttttaaaaattaaggtTAAATTAAAAAGCGGAAAAATGTCTTTAAATAGTTCAACAATACTTAAGATATTTGCAAAGATGTGTTTGATAACAAATAATGAACTAATTAAGTTAAATTAGGTGGTGTTTTATTAAGAACAATTACTTGACTTCGTATTAATAAAACGAATTTATTTTCTgagtatttttataaaattatatttatttcctaTGCACCTAcgtatatgtattttattagTTTGTATAAATCTCTCCTCCGATCTACAGGTCACATCGTCGTTGGGCCCGCCTATCATCACCAATCTGTTGAGCCATTCCCATCTTGAAGAATGTGGAGTTGGAGGACTTCTTCTCGTTGTCCGGCGGAGTCCTGAAGCAGCTAGACTACCAAAGAACCGATCCACAACCTGTCGGGCCAAATGTAGCCCGGCAGCAGCCGTTCACCTTAATGTAGCTCCTAAGTTGTAGGCTAATCTATTATGCAGTTGCCCGAACCCAGAGAATAAAACCCAAATAATAAATGATATTGAAGTGTACTCTAGGAGTTAGTATGAAAGAAAGTTCTTTTTTATTCAGCTTTGGGGTAAACAATACGGGGGCTTCGGAATGTGATTTAATCAGAATCATCCGATATAACATAGCAGGCAGTATTTCGAACGTTTCTAAGTTAGAAATTCTAACGTTGCACACTGGGCCAGCCGAtccgatttttggccaaaaatacgtatttttttaagaaaatgaccAGACCGAGTATGGAGTCCTTTTTGTAATacattaaactaatttatgcCAAAATTTCAAAGAATTCGGGAAAGTAGTTTTCTCTTaccgtatttttaaagtaaaaaattcatcaaatattgatagaaatgaaaaaaaatctagACGTCAAAGATGCTGATGTAACTAATCGACTtcttaacaaaacttttagaagtcattattttcaacaagtaaaaaaaattaaaaagcttGTATGTCTTACTAGTTTCCTAAAAGAATCTTTTTCGTTGATTTTTACTGCTTTTTTTAGCAAATGAGTACTTTGCTTTTCGAGTGCTTTTCAGTGCCATCCCCAAACGGAGttattacattaaaaataaattcttcgATTAATTTACTAATATCGCTCATCGCCGACTCGATGCGGTTTTGCCTTAGTTTTcagtaattttagttttaattgaagGCTTAATTTGAAGTCGAACCATTTTGATGAGCTTTACTTAGAATGCCAGACGGtatgtcgttttttttttccttcagGTTTTAATGTACGTTTTTCGCGCcaatatatttgattttagtttgCCTAACATCTAAATTCTACGTTTTTCATTCATTCCCGCTTCATTTATTTCTGAAACCAAACAGTCGAATGAAATATCGATATTTCGAAAAGCGAAATATTAACTTTTTTGGCTCGTCtctaaaaaatgttcacaatttcCGTCATTCATAAGGGAGGACTTAAGTATGCATAAAGGTATGCTGCATTTCTTGCACTTCCTTCGGATgagaactaaaatatattataaaaatataaatgtagctTACATAAATACGTAGTCGAAGGCCTCGTAGCTAGCACTACCCCCTATGTTAGTattagttttgtaaactttactatgaactttaataaataaataaatgaagcatacttttgtgatgacttcagaatatgtcaaattaacattaaacaaattaaaaaacaatattttacaaacaatttttttctaataatttgaCTATAAGAATCTAAAGAGATAACAAgatgaaaaaaatagaaaattttgttaggtcgattattaaataaacgttGAAGTGGGAGTCTCCGAAAGTAGCAATTTTTAACGGTTTATAAATCTTAAGCGacataatattttatagtggatttaattttttttaatttgttttctctcaCACTTAATCGTGTATGAAAATGGATTCAGTGGGTAttctagttatttttttaaaaataaaaaaccgaaaagaaCGTAAAATTTTCCGATTTCGGCTTGGATTATCTATACCAtataaaattgaaataaattttacttttagttCGTTGAAAAGTTCAATCTTTTAGGAGGAAAACGCAAAAAACTGCATCCTTCTAACTATCCCAGGAAAGAAATTacagatttttggccaaaaaattaactttctgGCCCAATGTGCGTTGATTAGAAGCGTTTGCTGTCGACCCGAAGCACGCTGTTTAAGATTCGAGGAGGTggtataattatacccgttactcgtagagtaaaagggtatactagattcgtcggaaagtatgtaacaggcagaaggaagcgtttccgaccccataaagtatatatattcttgatcaggatcactagccgagtcgatctagccatgtccgtctgtccgtctgtccgtctgtccgtctgtccgtctgtccgtctgtccgtctgtccgtctgtccggatgaacgctgagatctcggaaactatgagagctaggctattgagatttggcgagcagattcctgagcttcttacgcagcgcaagtttgtttcagtagagtgccacgcccactctaacgcccacaaaccgcccaaaactgtggctcctacagttttgatgttagatagaaaattttaactgaaatgtattagtcttgtccatacctatcgattgacccaaaaaaaatttttctacgcccactctaacgcccacaaacctcccaagaaaaaaagctatgacgtcagagccagacagtgcgaaatgtttttacgcgtgtatgtgtgtgtatgtaaatagttgccggccgaacttagcggcaaagagaaaagcactgccggcgctcagagagagcaaagtgcgcggctaacttattctattgaacaatgaatttgtcacgcctaccctaacgcacacaacgcttaaatctgtcttccgccggtaggtggcgcatttaaatctcgctttgctgcttgcatatctccatttccctttggtcgcttaagctgagtaacgggtatctgatagtcgaggtactcgactatagcgttctcccttgtttagaaatgaaattgatttaaaaCCGTGATAATACATACCGTATTATTGACGGTCACTTCCAGTTGGGCTTTGCCCAACTGAAGCAACGGTTCGACCTCGAGCTGTTCCACGACCCCGTCCTCGCCCACGTCCCGTCGCAGGAGCTGGGGATGTGCTTGCCTCGCTACCCAAGACGGTTGTGGACTTATTTTCACGCTTTACCTTCAGACCCTGAGTATCGAGCATTTTCAGCAGATCTTCGTGTTTGTGGCGTACCCTAAATGTCGTCAGCTCGTCGTCGACGTTCTCATCGTTGGGCATGGACTTCATTAGATGATCCACTGCCTTTTCCTTGTAGAACCTGAAAGGATTGGGTTTAGATAGAGACACCTACTGTTCGACGATCACTTACTTGACAATATTTTCAGCGGCATCAGCATCCCTTCGCTCCACCAGACGATAGGTCATCTCCTCTAGCGCCTTGGAGTGGAATAACCTCAGAGGTTTGTTGGACTTGGCCTCTTCGAAGTAACGATCCACCAGCTCCTCCACGCGAGTGGCATTATCCGCCTCCTACAATACAAGATGTaataagaaaatatacatAATGTTTCGTTAGCAAGATAACGATTGCTATAACAACTAAATTATATCACCACATATCAGAACAAGATACGCACAATGCTATCAATGTAAAAGTTAAGAGTGTATATGTTTTGAAAGGATTAAGATGATGATTTTCTATCCTTACCAGTGCGCGACGCAAGGCCTCCTTGTCCAGATTGACGGTCTCCGTTTTGGTACGCTTGATCAGCTTGCTGAACTGCACCACATCCTGAACATTGGCCACCCGCGTGCTGAACATTTGGCCAAACCGAATCGCATTGAACCTGCATGACTCGTCGGTGTAGAGAAGTCTCAGCCGGATGAGCGGAAGCGTAGGCTGCCTGGGATGACCGGTGTGCTGCGTCGCCGCCTTCTCAAGCATGGCCTCCACTCGTTCCTTCGCGAATTTAAACACTTTGTTGGAGGCATCGCCCTCGTCCAGTCCCAATTCCTCAGCACGATCGGGCAGTACGACAGATTCGTAGACAAAGGGACGCACGGTCTGCAACGGAAGGGCCTTAAGCTCGAACTTCCTCTTATAGATCTCCAGCAGGCCGACGTGCTTCTTCTTGGCTTCGCCTTCGGACAAGGACGTGGGCACCGAGGAACCCGGCTGGGAGACATAGAAACGGTTCTTGGCATTCTTCTCCGGCTTGATGCGGCAGTCGTGTTCGTGGCCCCAGATTACCAGGTGAAGAAACGACGGCAGCAAGTCCTCGGGCAGGTAGTTCTTCGGGCCGCGTTCGGCGCGGTTCTGGTGCACCACCAACAAATGGAACCAGTCCTCGTCCGCCTTCGACTCATCGCCGGCTTCGCCTTCCGCAACCGTTCCATGGCAGTTGAAATTGACCTTGAAGTCCTTGATGAGCCTGGCCAGCCGCCCATCGTGGATGTGGCTAAGTCCGTACAGAGCCAGCTGGCTCTCGCCCTTGCGTATCAGGACGGGGCTGATCTCCACCTGGCTGAGGTCCGTCCAGCGGCCAAAGTAATTGACCAGACCCGAGGTGCTCAGCAGATCCAGGGAGCTCAGGCGACCGAAGCCACTGGGATCGTCGTGATTGCCGTGAATGGAGAACACCGGAATGGCGATGTTCAGGTTGGGGTCCTCGTAGTTCACCGACTGGTTGACGGCATTGTGAAAGCACTGCGCCTGGTCACTGAGGATCTCCAGGGAGACTGGCCGATCGCCAAAGGTGTAGCGCCGCAGGAGCTCGATGCACCTGGTGGGGATTACGGAAGATAGAGATGAAACGGAATGCATCGCAGCCCCAACTCACTTGTGCATAGAGTTCTGGCTGGGCACCGCGTCGTGGAAGAGGTCGCCGCCCAGCAGAATCATGTCCACATCCTCGGACACCGCCAGTTCCAGGATCTCCTCGAAGGCCGTGAAACTGTCCTCGCCCCGGACTGCGTCCTTCTCGCCATAGCCCAGATGGTTGTCGGTGGCCACCAGTATGCGGATCACGTTGTCCGCATCCTGCTCTGCTCCCGTGGTGTCCTCCATGGCCAGTTAGTTTCTTTGAAATCCCCAAAATAGCAATTTTTGCGCCCAAATGTATTTCGCCAGGAGGTCTAGTGTGACCAAGTCAGACTCTTAAgcaaatattataaatttcaTAAAGCGcggaatttttaaaaattttggtTAAATCAAAATGCGGGAAAACGACTTTTAATAGTTCAACTTCCCAAGTACACAGTAGTTTGTTTCAATTATATTCTTATAATAAATGCAAAAGCTGgattaaatacttaaaatatttttatgtgcTGTACaataaagaaaacaaataaaaaactagtttatttaaattatgtgGTGTTTTATTAAGAACAACTTATTGAGTTTGTCTTAAAAAACGCATTACTTTTCtgtgtttttataaaattatatttatttcctaTGCACCTACgtatatgtattttataactttgtaTAAATCTCTCCTGCGATCTACAGGTCATTGTAAACATTCTTAATCTAAATTACCTATAAAAGATCATTGTATAGCCTGTCAGCCAGGTAGCAACTTCACATTAATGCTTATTGATGAGAGCGAGCCTTTATCCGCCTTGTCGATCACAGCCCTTTGATCGCTTCAGTACAATTTGgttatgttttgtttttagttcAGTCCAGATATGGCATTATAACTTCGTGGATGACGTCCTTCCGCGTGTGCCAGGCAAGATGATGGACATGGGGTTTAATCACAATGATGAGTTTGCCAGCCTCCTGAAGGGTTTTGATGCCGATGGAGTCGGTAGTAAATAACTTTCGCTTGTTAAATGGGATCACATCCATATTCTCGTCGTAGTAGCTAAAGTGACTGGAAGGGATATAAACGCgtgattttattttctaatcaGATAGCTTTAGTATTACCTAGACTGCCAGGGAGTGATCACATCGTCGTTGGGCCCGCCGATCATCACCAATCTGTTGAGCCGCACCATGCCCATCTTGAAGGATGTGGAGTTGGAGGACTTCTTCTCGTTGTTGATCAGCGGCAGGAACTCACTGTACTTCATGTAGAGCTCCTGTCGCTGCGGATCGTTCCAGTAGCCACCCACCGAGGTGTGCTGTCCCACTCGCGAGTAAAACAGCTCGAATGCAGTCTTGGCTGCCAGATCCGGAAAAATCAGATGCAGGAAGCTGGCTGaaagcaaattcaaaatttgtaATTATCAAGGTTGATAGTGATAAATCGAACTATCA from Drosophila subpulchrella strain 33 F10 #4 breed RU33 chromosome 2L, RU_Dsub_v1.1 Primary Assembly, whole genome shotgun sequence includes:
- the LOC119546778 gene encoding lysosomal thioesterase PPT2 homolog, with amino-acid sequence MRLHWQVLLAFCATCSPISGSLAFKPVVILHGILSGAESMSSLVREIEEFHPGTIVYNCDKFSGWYSLENAWRQVDQVRDYLNEVGKLHPEGIIVLGYSQGGLLARAAIQSLPDHNVKTFISLSSPQAGQYGTSFLHLIFPDLAAKTAFELFYSRVGQHTSVGGYWNDPQRQELYMKYSEFLPLINNEKKSSNSTSFKMGMVRLNRLVMIGGPNDDVITPWQSSHFSYYDENMDVIPFNKRKLFTTDSIGIKTLQEAGKLIIVIKPHVHHLAWHTRKDVIHEVIMPYLD